In the Pseudorasbora parva isolate DD20220531a chromosome 5, ASM2467924v1, whole genome shotgun sequence genome, tatcgcatctcttgcttttaattgggcaagatatcaaatacactgctgaacaataaccaataattaatatctataatattattctcctattctcctttttttgtgtgccaattttatgattggtttatatactacaaacacttctgcattaagactccatagattttatgcaatgtaaaaatatatatatatattctgatgtaactcatctgttctctatgtgaatatatagtaaaatgtaatttattcctgtgatcaaagctgaatttatcatcattactccagtcttcagtgatccttcactaatcattcccatatgaggatctgatgatcaacacacatttaggattattatcagttgtgctgcccatggtgatgcttaattttctaaacatttgtggtaaaattaaaagagagaaattaatacttttattgatcagacatgcattaaattgatcacaagtgatatttttaatattacaaattagataatttatttaataaatgcaaataaatgctgtccattgaactttctattcattaaagaatcctgaaaaataacatgtaggctatcatggtttccacaacattttgggaactgttttcaacacagataataatcataaatgtttcttgattatgaaatcctcatctgagaatgattagtgacggatcatgtgacactgaagactggagtaatgatgataaattcagctttgatcacaggaataaattactatatattcacatagggaaaaaagcggttttaatttgtaataatgttcaaaatattactgttttaactattttcgattacataaatgcagccgtggtgagcagaatactcaacattaaaaaagctgcattattcatgatactttattgtcaataaataggctacattgagatgacttaaaaaacacacataaagcatatattgtcgcactcgtctgattgtcgtcgtcacgtttcatcactcataacgattgttctccttcagctgcagctccagcttgacagggtattacgaacccacttttggactttctgtgagagcgcactcctcatattaagattcggaaaaaaatacaggtcatgcatagataattttttgtctctgaatttaaatcttgatgtattcacattggtttctatgtaaatacacttgcccctgacctcaagaagcgcgctatcaaccgagttTAGAGAAGGCTGTCGTTAGCGTCTCTGTTAACTTGTCCGCCCCCACACAGAGTAAcaccggttcgaatcccgctcggagcgggtcgactaggatcggtgagacccagtaatagtgcgggggacgaaaatacattttattaaaagtgagggggacacgtcccccccgtcccccgcgtaatctacgcccatgggacgtacactatattgtcaaaagtattgaattcaggtgttccaatcccttccatggccacaggtgtctaaaatcaagcacctaggcatgcagactgcttctacaaacatttgggTAAacaatgggtcactctcaggagctcagtgaattcaagcatggtactgtgataggttgccacctgtgtaATAAGTCATTGGGGgaaatgtcctcactactaaatattccacatcaactgttagtggtaatatcacaaagtggaagcaattgggaacaacagcaacacaACCAAGAAGTGATATGTCACATAAAAATTATAGTGCtcggtcagcgcatgctgaggcacacagtccgcagaagtcaccaactctctgcagagtcaatagctacagacctccaaactttgtgtggcctagattagctcaagaacagtgcatagagtgCTTCATGGAAAGGGGTTTCCATGACCAAGTAGATGCACCCAAGCCTAACGTcgccaagtgcaatgcaaagcatcagaTGCAGGTGTGTAAAGCACCACTGGATTCTAGAGCGGTAGAGACGACCGgcttggcagttgccaggaaaacggtacttgcctgacttgCCTGACTTGCCTGCATTATTCCAAGTTTGGTGTggagttgtttttcaggggttgggcttggccccttagttccagtgcaAGGAacacttaatgcttcagcataccaatacattttggacaatttcatgctcccaactttctGGGAACACTTTGGGGATGGCCCTTTCCTGtttcaacatgactgcacacagtgcacaaagcaacgtccataaagacatggatgagcgagtttggtatggaggaacttgaccggcctgcacagagtcctgacctcaacccattagaacacctttgggatgaattagtgCGGAGACCAGGCCTTCTCTTCCAACATtggtgcctgacctcacaaatgcgcttctagaaaaatggtacaaaattcccataaacacactccttaaccttgtggaaagccttcacagaagagttgaagctgttatttCTGCAAAGGATGAACCAACttaatattaaaccctacggattaagaatgggatgtcattaaagttcatgtgcatgtaaaggcagacatcCCAAAAGCCATCATAATGAATTGGaaatttagcctgacaagccagacctaaatcaagatgtttggtctggaaactcaccattgacagggctcaatccgagcggcgggataaacggttgtctttcaaactccctctgcatgagataggatagcgctacagccaaccagagcaatgaaggtgaaacagagctagcTGATAGAATAAACTTTCACCTTATCCGGtctgcaaaactcagaacacatcttctcttcttaaagggttagttcacccaaaaatgaaattgatgtcattaatgactcaccctaatgtcattccacacccgtaagacctccgttcatcatcagaacacagtttaagatattttatattttagtcccagagcatattcagtctatgcccactttactgtccatgtccagaaagggaataagaatcatcaaagtagtccatatgtgacatcagttggttgattagaatctcttgaagcatcgaaaatacgttttggtccaaaaatatcaaaaactacgactttattcagcattgtcttctcttccgtgttcctccaaAAATATTCAAACGGGTCAcaaatcagtgaatcgatcaatgattcgagtcgccaatgtcacgggatttcagcagtttggcagtttgacgcgatccgaactgctgaaatcacgtgacattggcgacccgaatcattctAATGGCTAAAactgcccacaacccattgcgctTTGGATGAGTAAAAGTGTTCAAAAAACTATATGGCGCGTGTGCGCGAAGTTTAGATAAAGAGTGActaaatgttgatgttaaatGTTGTCCGTTTGGCcaataacttttaaatgctttattatgCATTAATAAGAGTTTCCGCATGAAAGACCTACAACTGCAGATCAGCATGTTactgtatctctctctctctctctctctctctctctctctctctctctctctctctctctctctctctctctctctctctctctgatatggtaggtaaataaaaaaataaaaaaataaattaaatatggaAAATTTTAACAGTGACATGATTGACATGCCAGTTTACAGTGACAGGATACgtgtaactaagcgacagagcaCCCGTTAAAGATGACGTGATAGTATGTCCCAAAGTGTGTCTACTaatctgctacacactcaaaagtatgcaTTTTCTTCATAAAAAGAGTACAATCCTTTAATAGAAGTAAGCTATTTTCTATGAATGTGTGAGACTTCCAACAGAAGGATAACAGTGTTGTAAATGGTAAAACTATTTGCACTTTGTTTATAATTACGAAACTACAACAAAATACCAGTTTGCAACATCACGCAGCATATTGATCTTTTTTGTACAGCTAAAAATAACTGGATGACACTGGAAGCCAGACACATTAAATTTACATTCAATGGCCACACCCACTCTTACATGAAAAATAAGGTGAAGGGGCCCCCACAGCCCAGGtgcaaaaaaaacagtttgattgGTTGATAATAAACTGAAATTAGATTAGATTGAGGCATTTTATTTGTACAAGTAAAAGCAATAATATCTGATGAACATATTCCGTGAGTTTATTCATTCTGATGTGCCTTAACATACACAGAGAAACTTAGAGTTATTTATTCAAATAAGAAGTTTAGGCCTAGTGCTGGTAGAATCATGTGGAAAAGAAACACAAGAGGGCAATAGTTTACCAGAAATCTTATCTTACATGTCCATACTTCAAGCTGTGCATTGTTATATTTCCGATTTCCCAATTAAACATCTTTGTTTTTATCAACCTTTTTAACCCTTTCAGGACTGAATTGTCTGCACTGGTAGTCATTTTTATCAGGCTGATTGAATGGCATAAATTTGTTCAAAAGTCAAAATATCTTGCTAAAATGAATTGTTAAATAGCCCTCTTAAATTATGTGAAAGTTTAAGTTAAAATCTGTTAAAAGAAAGGGAATATAAGCAATTCTTGTAGATCTTTGTTGTAACATGGCAATGTGTTTTTGTAGAGTTTGTTTAGGTTTTTTGGTGCAGGGGGTAGGggtaaataataaatgaaacaGTATTTCTAGTATTCTCTCTATATTATTTTCCCTTTACACTTCTACATTTAGATTCCCTAAATGTACCTGCCCATTCTGGGTGTGAGAGGCCACGGTTCACTTTTACAGAGGACGGGCAGATTTGCAACTTTGTTTCTAAGTACAAGACAAATAAATGTGCATAATTATTGGAAATAATGTCCAGACAAATGGAGATGTGCCAAATTATGAAATCATGCACTCTTCGATTACATATCCAGTCATTACAAGAGCTGCACTTGGAAAACAGGTGTTTCTAATACAGAGAGATGTCTCCACGGTCTTCTACCCCGTTTACtttctgatgatgatgattcagATATGATATTTCATGGCTGGAACGGAGCACATGATGGGATGTGATCGgagaaagaagaaaaataaagagGAACAgagagaatagaagaaaaaaaattactcaCTTCTGAAGACATCCATGTAATGGATGCTGATTGTGCTTTTAAATCAATGAAGCCTGTGCCGGGATAATGAGGACCAATACCCAGACATGAGAGAAGAGATCATAAATACTGTAAACGTATTAAGAGCAGATATATTAAAACCAGAAATGTCAAAATTACCCACATCCAGCGTCTAACATATTCCGCTCTCCCCACTCGCCCCCATTCGATCTCTTTAAACAGGTGGCATATTTATATGCATCACCACAGTGAAAAGGATGAATCTGAGCCACATGGTCTTCTCTTTCTTCTTTATATCAAAGAGAACAGCAGGGTAAATCCTTTTGTTTTTacacttttcttttttacacATATTGACTTTCAAATAATCATTTTCAGTTCCTCTTTATCTTAAGCCCATGATAATAATAAAGGGGAAAATAAGAGGGCATGAGATAGATTTGCATTTGATTAGTAAAAACAACTTCTTTTTTGTAGGACTAGTAATGGTTTTCAGATTGTGAGGATGAGAACCTTATTAAGATCTGTCTGCTTTCTGTATTACATTATGTTTATGGATTAACAAAtactgtatttaatttattaagcTATTCCGATATATAAATATTCACTTGTGTAGGTCCATATTTTGATCTGTGGGGATTTCTGATTTAAGATCCATCATATACTGCATGCATGATATAATTTCAAAACCACAACCAAAAGCAACAAACCATGCTGGATTTTTTTGTCAAGAAACATAAAGAGGActtataatgtttatttaatgagCTTTATGTGCTTGGCACTTGTATTTACAGTCTTAAAAGCCTAAAACAACATTTGTTCATTCCTCCCACACTGTTTTTAATTCAACATACACTGGCCATATAACTGCTTagcatttaaatatattcatttaCAAACACTCCAAAGCATATACTTAATTACCTTGTCTTCCTATGGTTTTTATCCACACAACAATTTAAAACCTATGTGCTTTACGTGCATTCACTATTGTTTATAATGTTTATGTTCCACTCAGGATACGGTTAAGCCATTTCCAAACCAATAGGCAAAGGTTCAGCATTTCAATAACAGATTGTCAGAAACACACATGACCCTGTTATGACAGGAGGATTTAACTTTGCCATCCTGAGAGAGTCAGTCAGTGTCCAACATTGTATCGCAACCTCTAttatcaacaacaaaaatactgACAACATTTATTCGTCACAGTTTTGAGGATATGTTGTGTTCTGGCTGATGTCTCTATTCATGTTGGACAGTTACGGGGCCATTATTGCTGTTATTATTGCACCAAATATGAATCCTCACCAGAATCCATCTTCTTAAAAATCAGACCTCATTTGAACTAGTTCAGTTTTGCATATCGTTGAGGTTGGCAGGTCAGCAACAACAACAGTTGAAGAGTCCTTTTTAGCTCATATATCCATTTGCTTTGATGGCATATTATGTAAAAGATGAACACAAATAACACTTAAACTCCATTTTTAGTCTGATGAGTTATAAGGCAATGAGATGGCGATTCCACATTGAATGGCTGGTGTCACCATGTCACGATGGCAAATGCTCATGCCAATGCATCAgacatttcaaataataaaacTCTGAAAACCCTGTAAAGCTGAGCAAAAAACTGCAGCAGCTGCTAGTGTTTTTATCTGTTTTtggtttattttactttttccAAGCGCCTCAAACCATGTGCATGGACATCTGTGAAGAGGAGCCATATTGGCGGCCGTCACAGCTGCCGGCCCCCTGTTGGCTGCTGGCGGGATTGCCAATCATGTGCATACTGTCCATGCCGCTGTTGGACAGGTATTGGCGTTCAGCAAATGCTCCGGCGGAGGAGGAAGAGCACAGTAAGCCACCCTGAGGCTTCTCTGGGCTGGCAGCCAGGCGCGGTGATGCCGGGAAGTTGTATCCGTACAGGTTGTAGGGATTGTGAAGGGAAAAGGCGTTGTATGTGCCCTGCTGCACGTGATGATGGCTACCAGAGAACATATGCGCTGAGGACGGGGATGAGCCAGATGAAGCTGATGACCCAGAGGCGGAGCTCGCTCCTGCCTGCATGACGTACTGTAGCTGGGATGTGGGAAAAGAGGCCAGCTGACTTCCATACGCATCCATCTTACCCCCGCCGCTGCCGCCGCTGCCGTTACCAGCAGCCAATGAGGCGTGAGCCCCTCCCTGCATTCCTGCAGCGATGAGAGAGGAAGTCCTCTGAGGCAAGAAGGAATCGGAGGCCTGGGCGGAGGTTACAGCGCCTCCTGGGGTCTGGAGGCGGCCGTAGGAGCCGTCGGCCAGTCCTCCGTAGCCCTGCAGGGCGGCCATGTTGCTCCTGGCACATGCGGGGTACTCGGACAAGCCCAGGTTACACAGCTGGCTCTCCCTGCAGCCTACATTGAAGGTGTTGGGTGCCAGATGGAAAGTAGGAGGGGAACAGGAAGGAGAGAGAAGGTGTGTCGCACCAGAGGGTGATGGAGTGCCAGTGCTGGAGGTAGTGGGAGAGGTGCCAGTGCTCCCTCCTGAAAAACACAGTCAGCaaacattcagaaacatccAAACCCCAAAGACACACTGTGGATACACGTTCCTACGCATGAAGAATAACTGCACACTCAAGAGAAGAATGGTGAGACAGAGCCAGCTCTGAAAACACAGGCACTGTCCAACAATCACACTGGGAGCGTATCTCTTATTTCATCCCATGGACCACGAGCAGTCACTGTGGCTCTTTAGGGAGGGCATTTCATCTGGTTACAAGAGATGCCTGTTCAAACCTGGCAACAAGTGCCACAAATTAACCCATAATGGAGCGTTCATCTCCACAGTGCTATTCTGCATAACAAAAATCTTCATTCTTTAAAATTTGCTAAGATTTTTTATTGGGATAtattcattatttactcaccctcatgtcattccaaatatgacattctttattctgtggaacataaaatattttgaaatgtcagtgttttttgtccatacaatgaaagccAGTGGGGTGTTGTGGATCacactgactttcattgtatggaaaaaaacagttctttaaaatatcttcttttgcgctccacagaataaagaaattcatacagatttggaacaacatgagggtgagtaaataataacaaagattagctttcatttttaggtgaacaatCTCTTTAGGGTTTATAGTTAAAAttgtagtaaaaaataaaatctgggCTTTTTATagttaaaaactgaactgacagAACGAGAATTAACTTTCTTTGCAGATTTACGTTGTCAGTATGATTGATTGGACGAACACAGCATGCAGCCTGTTTAAATAATGGCTTGTCTCGCTCTTGCACATCAGTTGGGCTCATATATGCCTGATTGTACCATTCAGCTTGACCTCAATAAAATGTTCAGACCATGAGTATAACAATACACAAACGCACTATTTCTTCCAACAAACACATTTTCCGTCACTGACGTTTAGATTTTTCCCTCAAACACTGAAACAAAATGCGGCGTGTAAAAGTTTCTGTGAACAGCAAGCACTGTTCAGATTATGATTGATTGTTTGTTGCTAACTATACAACTGGCCATTACGTTATGAGACAGCATCGTTTCACACTacatccggcactgaaatgcaCACAGTGCGAGACAATGGGGTTAAAAGCGAGGTTTAAAGAGACGATAACCAGAGGTTAGGCGCAGTGTGAAAATCCCATTACATGTCTTGTCAGCTGAAACCATCTCAGAGATACTGTGACAAATGTTGAATTCAAATGTGGCTTGAGTTTAAGAATATGAATGTCTGGTCAACAGAACACTGGCCTTTTTCTCTCAGTATGACATGCAGCATTTGGGCATATGTTCATAGAGGGGGGAAAAATTTACTGGCACATGCACAGTGAATAAGTCAAACACATGGAACAGAATGATAGCGGTGGGATATCTACCACATATTTCtttattaatgagaaattggcCAGCACTCAGtttgttgttttaaaaatgtagtcTGGTCTATGGCTCGGGAAAGAAACTAAATAATTCAGAACTCTCTTGGCTGAGGCTTGGGCCAGCTCCATATGCGTTCGATAATACAGCTGAGTCGAGTTCTGGTTCACTCGACGTGGTTCTGTTCTGTTGGCTAAGGGGAAAGGAGACGTTGTGGTGATGTCATGTTTTTCCCCTGTTGTCAGGCTGGGGTGAGAGAGAAAAACTAATTACTCAAATGGATCTGCATCTACTTCTTGAGGGCAATTGGTTTGGGCTGGAGGGGTGGGGGTGGAGGGAGAGAACACGGCGTTTTGTCAGCCGTGCAAGAActttaattaacatttaatcTGTTTCGAGAAGTTTGTGATGACAAACAGATGTCTACTCAGACAAAATACCATGCTCACATTACTCTGACCTTATGACGAGAGAGAGAAATAGTTACATCAACATTTGATCATCTGGGCCGTAACTAGCTATGAGTAAGAGACTTAGCTAAATAGATGATTTTAGCAATCAGACACCTGTAACAGCAAAATTCACAGGAAGACttttactttataaaagtaAATAATTCAATCTGTCACCATTAATTCGCCCTCATGACATTTCAAGCTTCAAAATGAACACAAAAGTACcttaaaagtattttaaaagaGGCCTAAGCACCTTGTGCGCTAAGTCTTCTGGAGTCATATAGCTCTGTGTGAGAAACAGACTGAAATGTATGTTGTTATTCACTGAACATTTATAAATGATACTGGATACTGGATCATTGAACCAATAACTGCTTTAGTGCTTTTCCACCGTTCTCATTGCTTAATCATTCCATTCCCAGCCAGCCGCTACGGATATGGTTTCATTTTCCACTGTGTGAGGTTGATAACGAACCTCTTTGGAATGTGATACAGATGCGTCAGTCATTACATCGGTAACGCAGACGATATGAGATGTAAATAGCGACCGCGTTATGGAGGACGAtcagatatttattttaattctattattaatttgtgtttacGCTGCTCAAATAGCGCGCTATAGCCAGCTTCTCGAATTGAACTAGAGAACTGAATCAGTTCGATTAGTTAACAGACTGAAAAAGAttgataattattttatttataaatcactACATTAGTGAATACTGAATTCAGTAATGAATgttacattttgaatattttttattttatttttatactttatACATTTTGGCCTCTTTTGATTATAAAGTTATAATATGGTTTTAGGGGGAACTGTTCTTTTAAGGGGCTGTGGAAGTGAAATAGCATTTGATCTGTCGAACAGGCAAATAGACAACCTCACTCTTGGACACAAAAACCCAAGATTGTCCAACTCGCCCCACCCATTGCTGAGTTCCCTACAAGCTTAGAgtcattcataaatcctctaTGGTATGTGATTATTGCGGCCACACAGTtgcttaaaaaaattatttatgaagCAATATTTTGAAATCCAAAGCCCCTGTTATTAAAGTAGGCATGTTATAAATGTCTCCAGTCACAGGGACCATGCACATACCTTGCTGTTTCTGCATGTTCGTGAAGTCCTCAAACGTCAGCGTCCTCACTGGAGGTCTCCAGAAAGCATATGTCTCCATTATTGCCTCCAACCCAGTCCTGCACAAGGGATAGTGACAGAGAAAGCCGGAAGAAGAGACGTGAAATGGCAGAGAAAACAGGTGAGACAGTCAGATTATGCACATGAGAAAAAAGGGAGAAGAAGAGAGGGGGCGTTTTAGGAAACTAGAGCCTGTAAAAAGAGCAGGTTTTTACTGTGCACATAAATCTTGGTGATGTTTCATCTCTGCTCTGTACATGGGTCCCCTTCCTGTGTGATTTACTCCTCTTTGCAGCGCTCGCTGCATCGGCCCTCGCCGTGCAGCTTAACAGGCAGTAATTCTCTACTTCTTTCTGCTTGTTAGTGAGACGCTCTAATGACTCGAGCAATACAAATACTGCTCACCAAATGACAGATCTTTCCCATTAATATcacaaataataatttacattaCAAGTTGTGATTTAccttaaaatattgatttatatcTTGGTTCGGCATAACTGATTCCATCGAACATCAAAAGCTAACATTACAATTAAATCTGCGGTTTGTAAACCATGGATGATAAGGATTCAGTACAAATGAAACGGTGGTTACTTTGTGACAGATCAACTTTTTGTGTTGTAtaccaaaaaaaatattttttattgtgaGGGCAAGAGCGTTTTCTATGTATATTATCTTACTCCTGAATAATCTTTTCATCTCTATTTTTCTGCAATGAAAATCTAACGCTagttcataaatcaggcggtctattgtttgaaaaatgaaaaaagatGTCTCAAATATCTGTGGCGATAATACTCTCCAGATGGAAGTGTGCTTTCATGTGCTGAGGGCCTGTCTCAGACTTTCTCGCAGTATTCTGACTCGCATCTTATAGAGACAGAGCGGTGAAGTGCATGGAAGTACAGCGAGAGGGAAAGAAAGGCGAGTGAAAGGTTGGGCGAGATTGAGGGAAGGGAGTTAAAAAAAGCGAGAAAAAGGAAAGAGAGGCATTTTTCTTTCCCCTGCCCTCAATCAGATCGCTTTATCACAGATCGACCAGGTTTTCTTGGCAGCTGAACGAGGGGGTGATTTTAATGTAGCAGGACGTGGGATTAGGAGGGATCTCCTAGGGTTCATATCCATATGAAAGGCCAATGGCGAGATATGCGTGTTTTTGCACACACAGCATGGACAATACGGAGCAAGGGTAAGA is a window encoding:
- the tbx15 gene encoding T-box transcription factor TBX15, which produces MSDRRRSAAALSSRAHAFSVEALIGTNKKRKLRGWEEKELELSMESLASNGQLEDGEDPANCLDIDPDSEASPGSDGEGLAERTSCSFGSPADLTPAACDPSPSTSMEEIQVELQCADLWKRFHDIGTEMIITKAGRRMFPAMRVKIVGLDPHQQYYIAMDIVPVDNKRYRYVYHSSKWMVAGNADSPVPPRVYIHPDSLASGDTWMRQVVSFDKLKLTNNELDDQGHIILHSMHKYQPRVHVIRKDFSSELSPTKPVPTGEGVKTFSFPETVFTTVTAYQNQQITRLKIDRNPFAKGFRDSGRNRTGLEAIMETYAFWRPPVRTLTFEDFTNMQKQQGGSTGTSPTTSSTGTPSPSGATHLLSPSCSPPTFHLAPNTFNVGCRESQLCNLGLSEYPACARSNMAALQGYGGLADGSYGRLQTPGGAVTSAQASDSFLPQRTSSLIAAGMQGGAHASLAAGNGSGGSGGGKMDAYGSQLASFPTSQLQYVMQAGASSASGSSASSGSSPSSAHMFSGSHHHVQQGTYNAFSLHNPYNLYGYNFPASPRLAASPEKPQGGLLCSSSSAGAFAERQYLSNSGMDSMHMIGNPASSQQGAGSCDGRQYGSSSQMSMHMV